CCCACGAAGCCGGCCAGCTCGTCGTACACGTCCGCGAACCGCGCCGCGTCCAGCACCCGGTCCTCGGTGATGCCGTGGATGCGCACGTTGCGCGGGTCGAAGCGGTCGAAGCCGACGGGCGGCCGGATGAGCCACTCGGCCCGCTCCACCATGACGCCGTCCCGCACGCGCACGGCGCCGAGGGCGCACGGGGAGCCGCGGAACCCGTTGGCGGTCTCGAAGTCGATCGCCGTGAAGTCCAGCCCCGGCACGGGGGCGAGCACGCCGCTCACGGGCGCGCGTCGAGCGCGTCCACCAGGTACGGCAGCAGGGCGCGGAAGGCGTGCCCCCGGTGGCTGATCGCGTTCTTGTCCGCGGCGGAGAGCTGGGCGGTGGACTCCTCCCGGCCGTCGGGGCGCAGGATCGGGTCGTAGCCGAAGCCGCCGTCGCCGACGGGGGCGCGCAGCAGGGTGCCGCGCAGACGGCCGTGCTCCACGTGCTCGACGTGGATGGCGTGGGTGCCGCGCGCGTCCGCGGTGCTCGGCACCGCCAGGGCGGCGGCGCAGACGAACTCGGCGCCGCGGTGGGCGTCCGGCACGTCGGCCAGCTGGGCGAGCAGCAGCTCGAGGTTGGCCCGGTCGTCCCCGTGGCGTCCGGCCCAGCGGGCCGAGAAGATCCCGGGGGCGCCGTGGAGCACGTCCACGGCCAGGCCGGAGTCGTCCGCGACGGCGATCAGACCCGTGTGGGCGGCGACCGCGCGGGCCTTCTTCAGCGCGTTCTCCGCGAAGGTGACCCCGTCCTCGACGATGTCCGGGGCGCCGACCGCGCCGGCGTCCACGACGGCGACGGAGGCGTCCAGGCCGGGCACGGCGCCCTCGAGCAGCTGGCGCAGCTCGCGGACCTTGCCGGCGTTGTGGGTGGCCAGGACGACGCGGGCCCCCTCGGGCACGCCGGTGGCGGCCCCGCTCACGCCTGCGCCGCGGCGGACCCCGCGGCCCCCGCGAGGGTCTCGGCCTGGATGCGGGCGAGCTCGCCGGTGCCGGTGAGGGCCAGGTCGAGCAGGGTGTCCAGCTCGGCGCGGGAGAACGGCACGCCCTCGGCGGTGCCCTGCACCTCCACGAACTCGCCGGCGCCGGTGACCACCACGTTCATGTCCGTCTCCGCCTTCACGTCCTCCACGTAGGGCAGGTCCAGGACGGGGACGCCGTCCACGATGCCCACCGACACGGCGGCCACGGAGTCCTTGAGCACCTCGGCGTCCTTGCGCAGGATCCCCTCGCGGCGGGCCCAGGCCACGGCCTCGGCGAGGGCCACGTAGGCGCCCGTGATGGCGGCGGTGCGGGTGCCGCCGTCGGCGTCCAGCACGTCGCAGTCCAGGACGATGGTGTTCTCCCCCAGGGCCGAGAGGTCGATCACGGCGCGCAGGGAGCGGCCGATCAGGCGGGAGATCTCGTGGGTGCGCCCGCCGATGCGGCCCTTGACGGACTCGCGCTGGTTGCGCTCGTTCGTGGCGCGCGGGAGCATCGCGTACTCGGCGGTGACCCAGCCGGTGCCCTCGCCCTTGAGCCAGCGCGGCACGCCCTGCGTGAAGGAGGCGGTGCACAGCACGCGGGTGTCCCCGAACTCGATGAGGGCCGAGCCCTCCGCCTGCCTGGACCAGCCCCGGGTGATGGTGATGGGGCGCAGCTCGTCGACGGCGCGGCCGTCCGGGCGGGGGGCGGTGGAGGCGGGAGAGCTCATGGCCTCCAGTCTAGGGGCGCGCTCAGACCCCGTAGCTCAGCCCGGAGACCGCGACGGCCATGGGGCCCTCGTACGCCTCCCGGGCCTCCAGGACGGCCCGCTGGGGGTCGTTCCACACCGGTAGGTGCGTCAGGAGCAGCTTCTTCGCCCCGGCCTGCGCGGCCGTCTGTCCGGCCCGCAGACCGGTCAGGTGCACGCCGTCGATCCCGTCGTCCCGGCCCTCGTGGAAGGCGGCCTCGCACAGGAACAGGTCGGCGTCCCGGGCGGCCTCCACGAGCCCCTCGCACGCGTCCGTGTCCCCGGAGTAGGTGAGCACGCGGGTCACGGTGCCGCCCTCGCCGTCGGGCTCGTCGGCCTCCACGCGGATCGCGTAGGCCTCGTCGATGGGGTGGCGCACCGGCACCGGGGTGAGCCGGAACGGGCCGAACCGCTCGGTGCGCCCGGGCCGCCACACCCGGAAGTCGAAGTCCTCGTGCATGCCCGGCTCCGGGTCCATGCCGTACGCCTCGGCGATCCGGTCCGCGGTGGCCGTGGGCCCGTACACGGGCATCCGGTCGCGGTGCCAGCCCTCCGGGTTCCAGCGGATGGCCACGTGCATGCCGCACAGGTCCATGCAGTGGTCCGGGTGCAGGTGCGAGAGCAGGACCCCGTCCAGCTCCTCGAGCTCGACGTAGCGCTGCAGCACGCCCAGGGACCCGTTGCCCAGGTCCAGCAGGATCCGCCACGTGCGCGGCGTGACGCCGTCCTCGGCCACGCCCTGCGCGGTGACGAGGTAGCACGAGGCCGGCGACCCCGGCCCGGGGAAGGACCCGGAGGCCCCGATCACGGTCAGCTTCACGTCTCACGCTCCTGCTCGGCGCCCAGGCGGGCGATGAGGTCGGGGGTCAGCTGGGCCAGGGCCGCGGTGGGGTACCGCTCGCGGACCGTGTCCAGGCGGCGCACGGCCCCGACCTCGGGGCCGAGGAACCGGCGGGCCAGGGCCTGGAAGTGCTCCGGGTCGCCCGTGGCGGCGAACCGGTGCCGGGTGTCCTGCCCGGAGCCGGCCGCCGAGTGCGGGTGCTCGAGGCCGAGGCGCACGAGCTCACGGTAGAGGTCCTTGGCGGTCTCCTCCGCCGAGGACACCAGGGTGACGTCTTCGCCCATCACCAGCGAGAGGGCGCCGGTGAGCAGCGGGTAGTGGGTGCAGCCCAGCACGAGGGTGTCCACGCCGGCGGCGCGCAGCGGCTCCGTGTACTCCTGCGCGGTGGCCAGCAGCTCGGGCCCGGTGGTGATGCCGGCCTCCACGAACTCCACGAAGCGCGGGCACGCGGCGGAGGTCACCTGCAGGTGGGGGGCGGCGGAGAAGGAGTCGTCGTAGGCGCGCGAGCCCACGGTCGCCTGGGTGCCGATCACGCCGATCCGCCCGGAGCGCGTGGCCGCCACGGCCCGGCGCACGGCCGGCTGGATGACCTCGACCACGGGGATGCCGTGGCGGCCGGTGTAGCGCTCCCGCGCGTCGCGCAGCACCGCCGCCGAGGCGGAGTTGCACGCGATGACGAGGGCCTTGACGCCCGCGTCCACGAGCTCGTCCATGATGCCCAGGGCGAGCGCGCGGACCTGGGCGATCGGCCGCGGCCCGTAGGGGGCGTGGGCGGTGTCGCCCACATAGAGGATCGACTCGTGGGGCAGCTGGTCCATGATGGCGCGGGCCACGGTCAGCCCGCCCACGCCGGAGTCGAACACGCCGATCGGCGAGGAGGCGCTCACCTCGTGCCGGGCCTGCGGCGGCGCGCTCACGCGTCGTCCCCCGCCTCGTCCGCGCCGGGCGCGTCCTCGTCCGCGCCCTCGGGCAGCTCGCTGAGCATCTCGGTCATCAGGGTCTCCAGCAGCCAGGTGGTGAAGTTGTAGAGCAGGGCCATCGTGGACTCGACGTCCTCGGCGCTGCGCCAGTCGTCCACGGCGTGCACGCGCTCGGCGTCCTCCTCCGTCTCCACGCCCAGGCGGGCGGCGAGGACGAGGCGCACGTCGTTGAGCGCGCGGCCGAACGCGGGGGCCTGGTGGTGCGGCACCTCCACCCGGGTGGAGCGCAGCAGCTCCAGGGCCAGGCGGGCGTCGGCGAGCTTGCCCTCGGACAGTGCGTCCTCGGTGAGGGCGCGGTGGGCGCCGCGCTCCTGCGCGTCGGCCTGCGGCATCGCCTCGGGCAGCAGCCGGGCGACGGCGGGGTCGGCCGGGGCGGCGCGGTGCGGCACCCGGTCCTGGCTCAGGTGCAGGCCGGAGACCAGCTCCCAGAAGGCGGCGTCCGCCTCGTCGAGCCCGGCCGCGGGGCCGGCGCCGGCCTCCGGGTCCTGCGGCGCCGGGGCCGCCGGGGCCGCCGGGGCCGCCGGGGCGACGTCGGCGCTCGGCTCCGGCGGGCCCGGGGCGTCCGCAGGGAGGTCGTCGGCCCCCGGGAGCACGTTCCGGCGGCGGCCCTCCAGCAGGGTGATGACGTCCTTGACCAGGCCGCGCAGCAGGCGCACCTCCGGCTTCTCCAGCTGCGCCGTGTACCCCCGCCGCGTCCAGCGGAACCGCTCTGCCATGTCCCTCCTCAGTCCTCGGCCTGCTCGAGCGTGGCCCACAGCCCGTAGCCGTGCATCGCGCCCACGTGCAGCTCCGCCTTCTCGCGGGTGCCGGTGGCCACCACGGAGCGGCCCCGCTCGTGCACCTCGAGCATCAGGCGGTGGGCCCGGGACTCGGAGTAGCCGAAGTGGGTGCGGAACACGTAGGCCACGTAGCTCATCAGGTTCACGGGGTCGTTCCAGAC
The sequence above is a segment of the Micrococcus endophyticus genome. Coding sequences within it:
- the clpS gene encoding ATP-dependent Clp protease adapter ClpS; its protein translation is MSVLTSHDPTAPRAAGPAPGEAVPGGATDTAVLERPREDLALDRPWNVVVWNDPVNLMSYVAYVFRTHFGYSESRAHRLMLEVHERGRSVVATGTREKAELHVGAMHGYGLWATLEQAED
- the murI gene encoding glutamate racemase; this encodes MSAPPQARHEVSASSPIGVFDSGVGGLTVARAIMDQLPHESILYVGDTAHAPYGPRPIAQVRALALGIMDELVDAGVKALVIACNSASAAVLRDARERYTGRHGIPVVEVIQPAVRRAVAATRSGRIGVIGTQATVGSRAYDDSFSAAPHLQVTSAACPRFVEFVEAGITTGPELLATAQEYTEPLRAAGVDTLVLGCTHYPLLTGALSLVMGEDVTLVSSAEETAKDLYRELVRLGLEHPHSAAGSGQDTRHRFAATGDPEHFQALARRFLGPEVGAVRRLDTVRERYPTAALAQLTPDLIARLGAEQERET
- a CDS encoding non-canonical purine NTP pyrophosphatase → MSGAATGVPEGARVVLATHNAGKVRELRQLLEGAVPGLDASVAVVDAGAVGAPDIVEDGVTFAENALKKARAVAAHTGLIAVADDSGLAVDVLHGAPGIFSARWAGRHGDDRANLELLLAQLADVPDAHRGAEFVCAAALAVPSTADARGTHAIHVEHVEHGRLRGTLLRAPVGDGGFGYDPILRPDGREESTAQLSAADKNAISHRGHAFRALLPYLVDALDARP
- a CDS encoding DUF2017 family protein, encoding MAERFRWTRRGYTAQLEKPEVRLLRGLVKDVITLLEGRRRNVLPGADDLPADAPGPPEPSADVAPAAPAAPAAPAPQDPEAGAGPAAGLDEADAAFWELVSGLHLSQDRVPHRAAPADPAVARLLPEAMPQADAQERGAHRALTEDALSEGKLADARLALELLRSTRVEVPHHQAPAFGRALNDVRLVLAARLGVETEEDAERVHAVDDWRSAEDVESTMALLYNFTTWLLETLMTEMLSELPEGADEDAPGADEAGDDA
- the rph gene encoding ribonuclease PH — translated: MSSPASTAPRPDGRAVDELRPITITRGWSRQAEGSALIEFGDTRVLCTASFTQGVPRWLKGEGTGWVTAEYAMLPRATNERNQRESVKGRIGGRTHEISRLIGRSLRAVIDLSALGENTIVLDCDVLDADGGTRTAAITGAYVALAEAVAWARREGILRKDAEVLKDSVAAVSVGIVDGVPVLDLPYVEDVKAETDMNVVVTGAGEFVEVQGTAEGVPFSRAELDTLLDLALTGTGELARIQAETLAGAAGSAAAQA
- a CDS encoding MBL fold metallo-hydrolase; translated protein: MKLTVIGASGSFPGPGSPASCYLVTAQGVAEDGVTPRTWRILLDLGNGSLGVLQRYVELEELDGVLLSHLHPDHCMDLCGMHVAIRWNPEGWHRDRMPVYGPTATADRIAEAYGMDPEPGMHEDFDFRVWRPGRTERFGPFRLTPVPVRHPIDEAYAIRVEADEPDGEGGTVTRVLTYSGDTDACEGLVEAARDADLFLCEAAFHEGRDDGIDGVHLTGLRAGQTAAQAGAKKLLLTHLPVWNDPQRAVLEAREAYEGPMAVAVSGLSYGV